GACCTTGTGACCGCCCTTGAACGGCTGGTGACCATGGCCCGTGAAATCGACGGAGAGATCGCCAGCCAGAACCTTGCCCAGGGCCTGCTTGCTGTAGTGCATCAGCAACTTGAACAAGACGAAGACGGCAAAAAAGTTCTGAAAGTGCCTCAATTTCTTCTGGCCCCTTTCACGGAGAAATATCTCGGCCTACGCGCCAAGATCAAAAACAATGAAATGTCCGGTCTTCAGGAAGAAATGCGAGAGCAGGAAAATTCTATCCAATTCATGGGGATTGATTCCATATGAAGACTCTCGCCGCCCTCTTCTCACTGCTTGGCGTGTTGGCATTAATGACACCGCAAATGCTGCTTCATCCTCGATCTGATGAAGCAGTTGCGAGGGCGATTGCCCTTAATTTCTGCCTCTACCGCAATGCCGTAAACCACTACGTCATTAAGCACCCCACGACTGCAAATGGAATTCTCGTTCCTAAGTCACTCCTTGACCTGCCGTCCGGTTGGAAGTCCCTGCGTGCATGGACCAACCGACCGGATGGCGGGACTTTATACGTCTGGGGACCGGTCAATGAAAATGAAGCAGGTACAATCATGGATATGTTCAATGATTCATACGCCGTAGGAATTAAACGAAATGGCTCACTAGTCACTGACCATGGAATAGGCATAGCCCTGCCTGATTACATTCCTAGCGGCAGCATCGTCAGCGTAATTACTCCGTAGGAGCTAAGATGAGAATCAACGTTAAAAATAAACAGACCGGTATGGGCATGGTGGATGCGCTGGGCGCACTGCTGATTATCGCAATGATGATGCCCATGCTTGGAAACATGATGGACCGTGGTTTTCAGTATGTGGATGAAAAAAACGTAAGCAGTCATCTTGCAGCAGTGCTTGATGCTGCTTCCGGTTATGCAAAAGAGCATTACCCGGAACTGATCAATTCATCCACAGCCAGCAGTGCAACCACAGTGACCATGGACCAGCTCCGTGCGGGTAATTACCTGCCGGCAGGTTTTCAGAACCGTAACGCCTGGGGCCAACGATATGGAATCTACGTGCTGGAACCAAACGCAGAAGATTTGCAGGTTATTGTTCTAACTTATGACGGACGAA
Above is a genomic segment from Maridesulfovibrio sp. containing:
- the pilM gene encoding type IV pilus biogenesis protein PilM; protein product: MKTLAALFSLLGVLALMTPQMLLHPRSDEAVARAIALNFCLYRNAVNHYVIKHPTTANGILVPKSLLDLPSGWKSLRAWTNRPDGGTLYVWGPVNENEAGTIMDMFNDSYAVGIKRNGSLVTDHGIGIALPDYIPSGSIVSVITP